A region from the Chitinophaga sp. Cy-1792 genome encodes:
- a CDS encoding NAD(P)H-dependent oxidoreductase, producing the protein MKTLVIVVHPDIAQSKINSRWAAALKQFPEKYTVHDLYAAYPDEQLDVAKEQALLLAHDKVVFQFPFYWFNCPPLLKKWLDEVLTHGWAYGKNSEYLLAGKKMALSISAGINEDDYSTDGRYKYSLAALTAPFQITFEYIRADYRPLFAFYGAEHHGSDARIEQSTSDYLTYLDAL; encoded by the coding sequence ATGAAAACATTAGTAATAGTAGTACACCCGGATATTGCACAATCGAAGATCAACAGCAGATGGGCAGCAGCATTAAAGCAGTTTCCTGAGAAATACACCGTACACGACCTGTATGCTGCCTATCCGGATGAACAGCTGGACGTAGCAAAAGAGCAGGCCTTATTACTGGCACATGACAAAGTAGTTTTCCAGTTTCCTTTTTATTGGTTTAATTGTCCGCCGTTGCTAAAAAAATGGTTGGATGAAGTGCTGACACATGGTTGGGCTTATGGTAAAAACAGCGAATACCTGCTGGCGGGAAAAAAGATGGCACTGAGTATCAGTGCAGGTATTAATGAAGATGATTACAGTACAGACGGGCGATATAAATATTCCCTGGCGGCATTGACGGCCCCTTTCCAGATTACGTTCGAATATATCAGGGCAGATTATCGTCCGCTGTTTGCGTTTTATGGTGCAGAGCACCATGGTAGTGATGCCCGCATTGAGCAGAGTACCAGCGATTATCTGACCTACCTGGATGCATTGTGA
- a CDS encoding retropepsin-like aspartic protease produces the protein MLRTISISFFLLLFLLAKEGSAQTNSAAFQDIYQLIKTKNFFKAKEVFDNNKDLLNKDQLLFASAVLDNAFNKLDHSNQTIRQLTAAPNTLPDSLQLQLYKTEEDNLVKLYDYKGAKYAVENILQRCGKLLSADEKEDLANDLKIWSALQNIGRQRVSIKGDNHLKMTKDKAGLNNLEVATANDTMSFIFDTGANMSTISRSAATQLKMQLIPTDITVLSITGNQVTAQLAVCDSLKLGHISFYNVVFLVLADEGLTFPQISYQIQGILGFPVIEALKEIQITKDGYFNVPRQETKIDAPSNMAMFGLTPLIYVDDMHFTFDTGAESTMLYDNFYQKYKKDIDGHYRRTKISFGGAGGKVVVGGYKIDHTFNILNKAVELKQVSLLRKNLPPMGVYGNIGQDVIRQFDKMTLNFDKMFIKFD, from the coding sequence ATGTTAAGAACCATCAGCATTAGCTTTTTCCTTCTTCTCTTCCTCCTTGCAAAAGAAGGAAGCGCACAGACCAACAGTGCCGCTTTCCAGGACATCTATCAGCTCATCAAAACCAAAAACTTTTTTAAAGCAAAAGAGGTTTTTGATAATAACAAAGATCTGCTCAACAAAGACCAGCTACTATTTGCTTCCGCCGTACTGGACAACGCTTTCAATAAGCTGGACCATTCCAATCAAACCATCCGCCAGCTAACTGCCGCTCCCAATACCCTGCCCGACTCCCTTCAACTGCAACTCTACAAAACCGAAGAAGATAATCTCGTAAAATTATACGACTACAAAGGCGCCAAATATGCCGTGGAAAATATACTGCAACGTTGCGGTAAACTACTTAGCGCAGATGAAAAAGAAGACCTGGCAAATGACCTGAAAATATGGAGCGCCCTTCAAAACATAGGCCGGCAGCGGGTGAGTATTAAAGGCGATAATCATCTGAAAATGACAAAAGATAAAGCCGGTCTGAATAACCTGGAAGTGGCCACCGCCAATGATACCATGAGCTTTATCTTCGATACCGGCGCCAATATGTCCACCATTTCCCGCAGTGCGGCCACGCAGCTGAAAATGCAACTCATTCCTACCGACATCACTGTGCTATCGATTACCGGCAACCAGGTGACGGCACAACTGGCCGTTTGCGACTCGCTAAAACTGGGGCATATCAGCTTCTACAATGTGGTATTCCTTGTGCTGGCAGATGAAGGCCTTACCTTCCCGCAGATCAGCTACCAGATTCAGGGTATCCTGGGCTTCCCTGTCATAGAGGCGTTGAAAGAGATACAGATTACAAAAGACGGCTACTTTAACGTACCACGACAGGAAACAAAAATCGATGCGCCTTCCAATATGGCCATGTTCGGGCTTACGCCCCTGATTTATGTAGATGATATGCATTTTACCTTCGATACCGGTGCTGAAAGCACAATGCTGTATGATAATTTCTACCAGAAATACAAGAAAGACATAGACGGACATTACAGACGTACTAAAATCAGCTTCGGGGGCGCCGGCGGTAAAGTGGTGGTCGGGGGCTACAAAATTGATCATACCTTCAATATCCTGAATAAGGCCGTGGAGCTGAAGCAAGTGAGTCTGCTCCGCAAAAACCTGCCGCCAATGGGCGTTTACGGCAATATCGGACAGGATGTTATCCGGCAGTTCGATAAAATGACCCTGAACTTTGATAAGATGTTTATCAAATTTGATTAG
- a CDS encoding helix-turn-helix domain-containing protein, with the protein MSKIKETSTHFGNRQSLQNECAEVYGAGLISGQWTIAICCYLLGGRLRFGELRQRLPNITERMLTLQLKKLEENKLVTRTVFHEVPLRVEYELTPIGYEMRPIIEQLALWGTKHKQLHP; encoded by the coding sequence ATGAGTAAAATAAAGGAAACCTCCACACATTTCGGCAACAGGCAATCGTTGCAAAATGAATGCGCGGAAGTTTATGGTGCAGGACTGATCAGCGGGCAATGGACGATCGCCATTTGCTGCTACCTGCTGGGTGGCAGGTTACGATTTGGCGAACTACGCCAGCGCCTCCCCAATATCACAGAACGTATGCTTACACTCCAGCTAAAAAAGCTCGAAGAAAACAAGTTAGTGACCAGAACTGTTTTCCATGAGGTACCCCTGCGTGTTGAATATGAACTGACCCCGATAGGCTACGAAATGCGCCCGATCATCGAGCAACTGGCCCTCTGGGGAACCAAACACAAACAGTTACATCCATAG
- a CDS encoding efflux RND transporter permease subunit — MTKILSRLIGFSIKNKFFILFITALMIITGVVTFIHMPIEAFPDVTNTEITIITQWPGRSAEEVEKFVTVPIEVAMNPVQKKISLRSTSIFGLSYVKLIFDDDVKDAEARQQVMNLLPNANLPAGLQPSVQPPTGPTGEIFRYSLKSTFRDVRELKTMQDWVIDRQLRSVPGVADINSFGGKTKAYEIKVDPGKLANLGLTPLDVFNAVQNTNINVGGDMISQNNQAFVVRGIGLLNDIEEIKNIIVQNNNGVPLLVKDVATVEISNVPRLGWVGRSDRTIDKNGKDSVTDQPDVVEAIIVMRKGENPSEVVTALKNKIDYLNSSVLPADTKIVPYYDRSDLIDYATHTVLHNLIEGIVLVIILISLFLFDWRATFIVACIIPISLLFAFICLHLMGMSANLLSLGAVDFGIILDGTIVMVEGIFVVLDHKAKEVGMERFNKMSKLGLIRKNAADIGKRPFYLNVIIITALLPIFSFQKVEGKMFSPLANTLTFALLGSLITTLTLVPVLISMLMRKNVREKHNPIVHAMMGFMLMGFIRAFKRKELVVAIAMVVMVVGIYSFKWLGSEFLPELNEGSIWLRIQTNYSIDLQKSVEVSKQARDIIMKFPQVQYCVSQTGRPDDGTDVTGYYNNEFDILMFPESQWKPKISKEELIDQMNKSLSVIPGVNLNFSQPIMDNVEEAVSGVKGSIVLKIYGDSLNYMEGKLDEYYNVLKDVRGIEDLGIMHNIGQPELDINLSQQKMALYGVATSQANAVISMAMTGLGAGGAPASQLYEGIKIFDIRVRMPEEFRKTPAQIGELLVPTQNGSKVPIKEIATITQKTGAALVFRDDNRRYAALKFSVRGRDMGSTIAEAMEKVKKKVKLQRGYSMQFQGDFENQQRAEKRLTLVVPISLALIFLLLLSMFGNFKDALLVFTNVPFALVGGIMALHITGTNFSISAGIGFIALFGICIQDGIILITRFKENLATVRGEARLYNSIKLGVNTRIRPVMMTALMAAIGLFPAAISHGIGSESSRPLARVVIGGILCAMLFSLWVFPLIFGWAYRKVDKQPYRAPRDENGQV; from the coding sequence ATGACTAAGATATTAAGTCGGCTCATAGGGTTCTCGATAAAAAACAAATTCTTTATACTGTTCATCACTGCATTGATGATCATCACGGGTGTGGTTACCTTCATTCACATGCCTATTGAGGCTTTCCCGGATGTGACCAATACAGAGATTACCATCATCACGCAATGGCCCGGACGCAGCGCTGAAGAAGTGGAGAAGTTCGTTACCGTGCCTATTGAAGTGGCCATGAACCCGGTACAGAAAAAAATAAGTCTCCGCTCTACCAGCATATTCGGCCTCTCCTACGTAAAACTGATTTTCGATGATGATGTGAAAGATGCAGAGGCACGGCAACAGGTCATGAACCTGCTGCCCAACGCTAATCTACCGGCCGGACTACAGCCTTCTGTACAACCGCCCACCGGCCCTACGGGAGAGATCTTCCGCTATTCACTGAAAAGTACCTTCCGGGATGTAAGAGAGCTCAAAACCATGCAGGACTGGGTGATCGACCGCCAGCTGCGCAGCGTGCCCGGTGTCGCTGATATCAACAGCTTCGGTGGTAAAACAAAAGCCTACGAAATCAAGGTAGATCCCGGAAAGCTGGCCAACCTGGGCCTTACGCCACTGGATGTTTTCAATGCCGTTCAGAACACGAATATTAATGTGGGGGGAGATATGATCTCCCAGAATAACCAGGCTTTTGTGGTACGTGGTATCGGTTTGCTCAATGATATCGAAGAGATAAAAAATATTATCGTACAGAATAACAACGGTGTACCGCTGCTGGTAAAAGATGTGGCCACCGTGGAAATTTCCAATGTACCCCGACTGGGTTGGGTAGGAAGAAGTGACAGAACAATTGATAAAAACGGGAAAGATTCGGTAACAGACCAGCCAGATGTGGTAGAGGCAATCATCGTGATGCGTAAAGGGGAAAACCCTTCCGAAGTGGTGACTGCGCTGAAGAATAAAATCGATTATCTCAACAGCTCCGTTCTGCCGGCAGATACTAAAATTGTTCCTTACTACGATCGAAGCGACCTGATAGACTATGCTACGCATACGGTGCTGCATAACCTCATCGAAGGTATTGTGCTGGTGATTATCCTGATTTCGTTGTTCCTGTTCGACTGGCGAGCCACTTTCATTGTGGCCTGTATTATCCCGATATCATTGTTGTTCGCATTTATATGCCTGCACCTGATGGGGATGAGTGCTAACCTGTTGTCGCTGGGTGCGGTAGACTTCGGGATTATATTGGACGGAACGATCGTGATGGTGGAGGGGATATTTGTCGTCCTTGACCATAAGGCCAAGGAGGTCGGGATGGAGCGGTTTAATAAGATGTCCAAGCTGGGCCTTATCCGCAAGAATGCTGCGGATATCGGTAAGCGGCCATTCTACCTGAACGTTATCATTATCACGGCCCTGCTGCCTATTTTTTCTTTCCAGAAAGTAGAAGGTAAGATGTTCTCGCCATTGGCCAACACCTTAACCTTCGCACTCCTGGGATCATTGATTACCACGCTTACGCTGGTGCCGGTGCTGATCAGTATGCTGATGCGGAAGAATGTCAGGGAGAAACATAATCCTATCGTCCATGCCATGATGGGCTTTATGCTGATGGGTTTCATCAGGGCATTCAAGCGAAAGGAGCTGGTAGTGGCCATCGCCATGGTGGTGATGGTGGTGGGTATCTATTCGTTTAAATGGCTGGGCTCTGAGTTCCTGCCTGAACTGAATGAAGGTAGTATCTGGCTGCGTATTCAAACCAACTACAGTATTGATTTGCAGAAGTCGGTGGAGGTATCCAAACAGGCCAGGGATATCATTATGAAGTTCCCGCAGGTACAGTATTGTGTATCGCAGACCGGCCGTCCGGACGATGGTACCGACGTTACCGGTTACTATAACAACGAATTTGATATCCTGATGTTCCCTGAATCGCAGTGGAAGCCGAAGATCAGCAAGGAGGAACTGATCGATCAGATGAATAAGTCGCTGTCGGTCATTCCTGGTGTCAATCTCAACTTCTCCCAACCTATCATGGATAACGTAGAAGAAGCCGTATCGGGGGTAAAAGGAAGCATCGTGCTGAAGATTTACGGCGATTCCCTGAATTATATGGAAGGTAAGCTGGATGAATATTATAATGTCCTGAAAGATGTACGTGGGATAGAAGACCTTGGCATTATGCATAACATCGGACAGCCGGAGCTGGATATTAACCTGAGTCAGCAGAAGATGGCGCTGTATGGTGTAGCCACTTCCCAGGCCAATGCCGTGATCAGTATGGCCATGACAGGTTTGGGAGCAGGTGGGGCGCCGGCCAGCCAGTTATATGAAGGCATTAAGATTTTTGATATAAGGGTGCGTATGCCGGAAGAATTCAGGAAAACGCCTGCCCAGATAGGCGAACTGCTGGTGCCTACGCAGAATGGCAGCAAGGTACCTATCAAAGAGATTGCCACCATCACGCAGAAAACAGGTGCTGCATTGGTTTTCAGGGATGACAACCGTCGTTATGCCGCCTTGAAGTTCTCCGTCAGGGGGCGCGACATGGGTAGTACCATTGCAGAAGCCATGGAAAAAGTGAAGAAGAAAGTGAAGCTGCAACGTGGCTACAGTATGCAGTTTCAGGGGGATTTCGAAAACCAGCAGCGCGCGGAAAAGCGCCTGACACTGGTGGTGCCTATCAGTCTGGCTTTGATATTCCTGCTGTTGCTAAGTATGTTCGGTAATTTCAAGGATGCCCTGCTGGTATTTACCAACGTACCATTTGCGCTGGTCGGCGGTATCATGGCCCTTCATATTACCGGCACCAATTTCAGTATATCCGCCGGTATCGGTTTCATTGCCCTGTTTGGTATATGTATCCAGGATGGTATCATTCTTATAACGCGGTTTAAGGAGAACCTCGCCACGGTGAGGGGAGAAGCGCGGTTGTATAATTCTATCAAGCTGGGTGTGAATACACGAATACGACCGGTGATGATGACGGCCCTGATGGCGGCGATAGGGCTGTTTCCTGCAGCGATATCGCATGGGATAGGGTCCGAAAGTTCGAGGCCGCTGGCCAGGGTTGTAATTGGTGGTATTCTTTGCGCGATGCTGTTCTCATTGTGGGTATTCCCGCTGATATTCGGCTGGGCCTACAGGAAAGTAGACAAGCAACCTTACCGCGCACCAAGAGATGAAAACGGCCAGGTTTAA
- a CDS encoding efflux RND transporter periplasmic adaptor subunit, whose translation MQAILKPYNALLLLLPLTVATLSSCGHKQEQKTDERTAYVIPDSIMKVLKIDTVRMTPVVDAITLTGMVDFNQDNQVSIFPPVSGIVQDANVQLGDAVKQGQVLATVKSSEMAGYENSMVVAETNVTSAKKQLEATKDLFKNGLSSQLDLTAAQTAYDQAIAQLQMQQRVLKINGNNRQGIYVVKSPINGFVVQKNITNNTVIRTDNGNNLFTISDLKNVWVQANVYESNISRVHVGDHVDVTTLSYPDKVFKGRVDKMLNVLDPASKVMKVRIVLQNDNYLLKPQMFASVNVLNPVGKKALTVSSHALMFDHSQYYVLIYNGKSDVKITPVEVLGANGNETYIAAGLKEGDRVIAYDVILIYQALNS comes from the coding sequence ATGCAAGCAATACTTAAACCATACAACGCCTTGTTACTGCTGCTGCCGCTGACAGTGGCAACACTCAGCTCCTGCGGCCACAAACAGGAACAGAAAACCGACGAGCGTACCGCCTACGTAATACCCGATTCCATCATGAAGGTATTGAAAATCGATACCGTCCGGATGACACCGGTGGTAGATGCCATCACCCTCACCGGTATGGTCGATTTCAACCAGGATAACCAGGTGAGCATCTTCCCGCCTGTCAGCGGTATCGTACAGGATGCCAACGTGCAACTCGGCGACGCCGTAAAACAAGGACAGGTGCTGGCGACAGTAAAAAGTAGTGAAATGGCCGGCTACGAAAATAGCATGGTGGTGGCAGAAACAAATGTTACCAGCGCCAAAAAACAGCTGGAAGCCACCAAAGACCTCTTCAAAAACGGCCTCTCCTCACAGCTGGACCTCACCGCTGCCCAAACTGCCTACGATCAGGCAATTGCGCAGTTGCAGATGCAGCAAAGGGTACTCAAAATCAATGGCAACAACCGCCAGGGAATCTATGTGGTGAAATCTCCCATCAATGGATTTGTTGTGCAGAAAAATATTACCAATAACACCGTCATCCGCACGGATAATGGCAATAATCTCTTTACCATTTCAGATCTGAAAAACGTATGGGTGCAGGCCAACGTCTACGAGTCCAATATCAGCCGCGTTCACGTGGGGGACCATGTAGACGTTACCACCCTTTCCTATCCTGATAAGGTTTTCAAAGGCAGGGTAGATAAGATGCTGAATGTGCTGGACCCCGCCAGCAAGGTGATGAAAGTCCGCATTGTACTGCAGAACGATAACTACCTCCTGAAGCCGCAGATGTTTGCCAGCGTGAACGTACTCAATCCTGTCGGAAAAAAGGCGCTCACCGTTTCTTCACACGCACTGATGTTTGATCATAGCCAGTATTACGTGCTCATATACAACGGAAAAAGTGATGTAAAAATCACACCGGTAGAAGTGCTGGGTGCCAATGGAAATGAAACATATATCGCTGCCGGCCTGAAGGAAGGGGACAGGGTGATTGCCTACGATGTAATCCTGATCTACCAGGCTTTAAACAGTTAA
- a CDS encoding SDR family oxidoreductase, whose translation MSKVLILGAGGQIAQQAIPLLLEDKNVELTLFLRHPKELPRLPKERAIIVHGDVLKYDQLEPAVKGQDVVYANLAGEVDKQAANIIKAMHAAKVKRLIFIASLGIYDEVPGEFGKWNHRMVGQYLKPYVKAAELIEASDLEYTIIRPAWLTDNDETDYETTEKGEPFKGTEVSRKSVAALVTDLVEHPRKAHRKSLGINKPGTDGDKPSWY comes from the coding sequence ATGAGTAAGGTACTGATCCTCGGCGCGGGCGGACAAATCGCCCAGCAGGCCATTCCCCTGCTGCTGGAAGATAAGAACGTGGAACTCACCCTGTTCCTGCGCCATCCGAAAGAACTGCCCCGGCTGCCCAAAGAGCGCGCCATTATTGTACATGGCGACGTACTCAAATATGATCAGCTGGAACCTGCCGTAAAAGGACAGGACGTAGTATATGCCAACCTGGCCGGAGAAGTAGATAAACAGGCCGCCAACATCATCAAGGCGATGCATGCGGCAAAAGTAAAACGACTGATCTTCATCGCGTCGCTGGGTATCTACGATGAGGTTCCCGGAGAATTCGGGAAATGGAACCATCGTATGGTAGGCCAGTACCTGAAGCCCTATGTTAAAGCGGCTGAACTGATAGAAGCCTCCGACCTGGAATATACCATTATCAGGCCCGCCTGGCTTACCGACAACGATGAAACAGACTATGAAACCACCGAAAAAGGCGAGCCTTTCAAGGGTACGGAAGTATCCAGGAAAAGCGTCGCCGCACTGGTGACAGACTTAGTGGAACATCCGCGTAAAGCCCACCGCAAAAGCTTAGGTATCAACAAACCCGGCACAGACGGGGATAAACCTTCCTGGTATTAA
- a CDS encoding bifunctional 2-polyprenyl-6-hydroxyphenol methylase/3-demethylubiquinol 3-O-methyltransferase UbiG: protein MSSGSDKNKWEERYASPVYAYGKTPNKFFEEWLLKFKPGTILMPADGEGRNGVFAALNGWRVTSTDQSEQGQLKALQLAAENGVPLDYVTGDFGEMNFPPASFDAIGLIFAHFPGDKKSGFHQLCNTFLKPGGIVIFEAYSKQHLQYKEKNPEVGGPNDITMLFSTEELFHDFPHYEIILLEEKEVLQEEGIFHNGLSSVIRFVGRKQ from the coding sequence ATGAGCTCCGGCAGTGATAAAAACAAATGGGAAGAACGTTATGCCAGCCCTGTTTATGCCTACGGCAAAACACCTAACAAATTCTTTGAAGAATGGCTGTTGAAATTTAAGCCCGGCACCATCCTGATGCCAGCAGACGGCGAAGGCCGTAATGGCGTTTTTGCGGCCCTTAACGGCTGGCGCGTAACCAGTACCGACCAGAGTGAGCAAGGACAGCTAAAAGCCCTGCAACTGGCCGCAGAAAACGGTGTACCGCTGGACTATGTCACCGGTGATTTCGGAGAGATGAATTTTCCGCCGGCATCCTTCGACGCCATCGGACTTATTTTCGCTCATTTCCCCGGTGATAAAAAATCCGGCTTTCACCAGTTGTGCAACACCTTCCTGAAACCTGGTGGTATCGTGATTTTTGAGGCCTACAGCAAACAACACCTGCAATACAAGGAAAAAAATCCGGAGGTAGGCGGCCCCAATGACATCACCATGCTTTTCAGTACCGAAGAGCTATTCCACGACTTCCCCCATTACGAAATAATACTGCTGGAAGAAAAAGAAGTGTTACAGGAAGAAGGTATTTTTCATAATGGCCTCAGCAGCGTGATACGATTTGTAGGCAGAAAGCAATAG
- a CDS encoding DUF2147 domain-containing protein: MKTLALLIGFCLATAGAFAQDAAHAITGVWFNQEKDGKIEIYENGGKYFGKLIWVKDTYEPDGKTPKKDSKNQDASLRNRPLVGVVLLTNFTYSDGKYRDGKIYDPKSGKTYSCIMTPKGNSLDIRGYIGVSMFGRTTTWTRP, translated from the coding sequence ATGAAAACATTAGCATTATTAATCGGATTTTGTCTGGCCACGGCAGGGGCTTTTGCCCAGGATGCAGCACATGCCATTACGGGTGTGTGGTTTAACCAGGAAAAAGACGGGAAGATAGAAATTTACGAAAATGGCGGCAAGTACTTCGGCAAGCTGATATGGGTGAAGGACACCTATGAACCTGATGGAAAAACGCCTAAAAAAGACAGTAAAAATCAGGATGCCAGTTTACGTAACCGGCCGCTGGTGGGTGTTGTGCTGCTTACCAATTTCACGTACAGCGATGGCAAATACCGGGATGGTAAAATCTATGATCCTAAAAGCGGTAAAACCTACAGCTGTATAATGACGCCCAAAGGCAATTCGCTGGATATCCGCGGTTATATTGGTGTGTCTATGTTTGGCAGAACAACGACCTGGACAAGGCCTTAA
- a CDS encoding AraC family transcriptional regulator: MSNTSYSCNQQSMLELTQQGFFIVEIDNPCLIRDYSRKDFYKICLVTGTSLIEYADRAIEITGTTLFFGTPYIPYSWQTLSENQTGFSIYFTEQFLKSGGISESLLQSPLFKIGGTPIFFLDEGPQQFIHNIFQKMIAQQGNNYTFKTDLIRNCISLLIHEALMLQPGNSYFRLTNAAARITSLFMDLLERQFPVSAGQELQIRTPHEFADYLAVHVNHLNRAVKEVTGKPTSVHIAERIVTEARALLQNTDWPVADIAIALGFEYPTYFNNFFKKHTGKAPLAYRAEIV, from the coding sequence ATGAGCAACACTTCTTACTCCTGCAATCAGCAGTCTATGCTCGAACTTACGCAACAGGGATTCTTTATTGTCGAAATAGACAACCCATGCCTGATCAGAGACTACAGCAGAAAAGATTTTTATAAGATTTGCCTTGTCACCGGTACCAGCCTGATTGAATATGCAGACCGTGCCATTGAGATTACCGGCACTACCCTTTTCTTTGGCACACCTTATATTCCTTATTCCTGGCAAACCTTGTCGGAAAACCAGACGGGGTTTTCCATTTACTTTACGGAGCAATTCCTCAAATCCGGTGGCATCAGTGAAAGTCTGCTGCAGTCGCCGCTTTTCAAAATCGGCGGTACCCCCATTTTCTTCCTGGACGAAGGGCCGCAGCAATTCATTCATAATATTTTCCAGAAGATGATTGCCCAGCAAGGCAACAACTACACCTTCAAAACGGACCTGATCAGGAACTGTATCAGTCTGCTCATACATGAAGCACTGATGTTACAGCCTGGCAACAGCTATTTCAGGCTGACGAATGCGGCTGCCCGCATCACCTCCCTGTTTATGGACCTGCTGGAACGACAGTTTCCTGTAAGTGCAGGCCAGGAGCTGCAAATCCGTACACCGCATGAATTTGCCGATTATCTTGCCGTACATGTAAACCACCTCAACCGTGCCGTAAAGGAAGTGACAGGCAAGCCTACCTCCGTGCATATTGCTGAAAGGATCGTTACAGAAGCCAGGGCTTTGCTTCAAAATACCGACTGGCCCGTAGCAGATATCGCTATAGCATTAGGTTTTGAGTACCCCACCTACTTCAACAACTTCTTTAAGAAGCATACCGGCAAGGCGCCACTGGCCTACCGTGCTGAAATTGTTTGA
- a CDS encoding NAD(P)-dependent alcohol dehydrogenase: MSNVNTKAFGTNAAKAPLEGMKIERRDTTPHDVEIEILFCGVCHSDLHTARNEWHGTIYPVVPGHEIVGRITKVGDHVKKFKVGDLAAVGCMVDSCRTCEYCRQGLEQYCEPGNTLTYNSPDKHLGGQTYGGYSERVVVDENYVLHVPENLDPAGAAPLLCAGVTTWSPLKHWQVGPGKRVGVVGIGGLGHMGIKFAKAMGAHVVVFTTSQSKFEDAKRLGADEVVLSKDPEQMKKFHGSLHFVLDCVSAEHDINAYLALLKVDGALALVGAPEFPLPVAAFSLIPKRLSFAGSTIGSIKETQEMLDFCGQHNITADIEMINIQQINEAYERLLKGDVHYRFVIDMASLKN; encoded by the coding sequence ATGAGTAATGTAAACACTAAAGCATTCGGCACAAATGCAGCTAAAGCGCCATTGGAAGGAATGAAGATTGAGCGTAGAGACACTACCCCACATGACGTGGAAATAGAAATCCTCTTCTGTGGCGTCTGCCATTCCGACCTTCATACTGCACGCAACGAATGGCATGGTACCATTTATCCGGTAGTTCCCGGACATGAAATCGTTGGCCGCATCACCAAAGTGGGGGACCATGTAAAGAAATTCAAGGTTGGCGACCTCGCTGCGGTAGGCTGTATGGTAGATTCCTGCCGTACCTGCGAATACTGCCGGCAGGGACTGGAACAATACTGCGAGCCCGGCAATACACTCACGTATAACTCTCCCGACAAACACCTCGGCGGACAAACATACGGCGGCTATTCTGAGCGCGTAGTGGTAGACGAAAACTATGTACTGCATGTACCTGAAAACCTTGATCCTGCCGGCGCCGCCCCATTGCTGTGCGCAGGCGTTACCACCTGGTCGCCGCTGAAACACTGGCAGGTAGGCCCTGGTAAAAGAGTCGGCGTGGTAGGTATCGGCGGCCTCGGACACATGGGCATCAAATTCGCCAAAGCCATGGGCGCACACGTAGTAGTATTTACTACCTCCCAGTCCAAATTTGAAGACGCCAAACGCCTCGGTGCCGACGAAGTAGTATTGTCTAAAGATCCTGAGCAGATGAAGAAATTTCATGGTAGTCTGCACTTCGTACTGGACTGCGTTTCCGCCGAACACGACATCAACGCCTACCTGGCGCTACTGAAGGTTGATGGCGCACTGGCGCTGGTAGGCGCACCGGAATTCCCGCTGCCTGTCGCTGCTTTCAGTCTTATCCCGAAAAGATTAAGCTTTGCCGGCTCTACTATCGGCAGCATAAAAGAGACACAGGAAATGCTGGATTTCTGCGGCCAGCACAATATTACCGCAGACATTGAAATGATCAACATCCAACAGATCAACGAAGCATATGAACGTCTGCTGAAAGGAGATGTACATTATCGCTTCGTTATCGATATGGCTTCACTGAAAAACTAA